The Miscanthus floridulus cultivar M001 chromosome 7, ASM1932011v1, whole genome shotgun sequence genome includes a region encoding these proteins:
- the LOC136465610 gene encoding uncharacterized protein, which translates to MSGCDVELNQVRHLVEDISCLFEGLDLRLMLCKKRILKNLDSEVKNAVKSLVSAAIIDPNVKGGIRWPLGKESIGERFSIVGVWHTNYNAFRNETMRLKLRHADRFDHRSSTGEVSNEVTFKLTAISRKLEEEGDPLENSVKEMLESAVQMVWDNALNYQIVPWARLCRQ; encoded by the exons GTTGAATTGAATCAGGTACGGCACTTGGTGGAAGACATATCCTGTCTTTTCGAAGGTCTTGATCTAAGGCTGATGTTGTGTAAGAAAAGGATCCTGAAAAACCTAGAT TCTGAAGTGAAAAATGCTGTAAAGAGCTTGGTGTCTGCTGCTATTATCGATCCTAATGTGAAAGGGGGGATTAGATGGCCACTTGGAAAGGAGTCAATTGGTGAGAGGTTCAGCATAGTTGGGGTGTGGCACACGAACTACAACGCTTTCAGAAATGAAACCATGAGGCTCAAGCTAAGGCATGCTGACAGATTCGATCACCGGAGCTCGACTGGGGAAGTTTCCAATGAAGTTACGTTCAAGCTAACTGCTATTTCTCGCAAACTGGAG GAAGAAGGTGATCCATTGGAGAACTCTGTGAAGGAGATGCTGGAGTCTGCGGTCCAAATGGTTTGGGACAATGCGCTGAACTACCAGATCGTGCCTTGGGCTCGGTTATGCAGACAATAG
- the LOC136465611 gene encoding putative disease resistance protein RGA4 — protein MTAVAAAFAGKAIAISTISYIITKAFDHLKDNKKAGGLKSTQTRLEKLLPQIQVVFDAVDTEQIRDQNEALDAWLWQLRDAVEEAEDALDELEYNKLEEEVKSRDSKVTGSLHKYKGKLVQKFNHTFNTGSLKRLTSAVKTLDEAVADVQRFLPVLNQFDNNKLKKHKQDVDFRNWRETSSLPQSLVLGREKERETIVHWLTKAGSGASERVVSNIPIFSIVGIGGLGKTTLAQVICNDDRVKDYFDLIIWACASYYFDVETLTRKILQDVTRQQINIVGLNVLHNELKEKLSSKTFLLVLDDVWNDDRIDYWESFVRPLRYGKSGSKILLTTRMQSVADLAARAMQEECQSLKLSGLGEADLRDLLNMHAFSGVNPDDYRNLQQISKKMVGNLSGSPLAAKVLGGLLNSKRDSSTWDRMLTSSIHNIEQGKEGIMAVLRLSYQHLPTHLQACFRYCSLLGKDYEFTKEELVHLWMGSGSIQQLMCYDGSSISEEGCSWLAGACRRS, from the coding sequence ATGACTGCTGTTGCTGCAGCTTTTGCAGGAAAAGCTATTGCGATATCAACCATCTCCTATATCATTACCAAGGCCTTCGACCACCTCAAGGATAACAAGAAAGCTGGAGGTTTGAAGAGTACCCAAACAAGGTTAGAGAAACTACTCCCTCAGATCCAAGTAGTTTTTGACGCCGTCGACACAGAGCAGATCAGAGATCAAAATGAGGCGCTAGATGCTTGGTTGTGGCAGCTCCGGGATGCCGTCGAGGAAGCTGAGGACGCCCTTGATGAGTTGGAGTATAACAAGCTTGAGGAAGAGGTGAAATCGCGAGATAGCAAGGTGACTGGTTCTCTGCATAAGTACAAAGGCAAGCTTGTGCAGAAGTTTAATCACACGTTCAACACTGGATCTCTGAAGAGGTTGACGAGTGCTGTCAAGACTTTAGATGAGGCTGTTGCTGATGTGCAGCGTTTTCTCCCTGTTCTCAATCAGTTTGATAACAATAAGTTGAAGAAGCATAAACAAGATGTGGATTTCAGGAACTGGCGTGAAACAAGCTCACTGCCTCAAAGCCTGGTACTTGGcagagagaaggagagggagactATAGTTCACTGGTTGACCAAGGCTGGAAGCGGTGCATCTGAACGGGTTGTCAGCAATATCCCTATATTTTCTATAGTTGGGATTGGTGGACTGGGGAAGACAACACTGGCTCAAGTTATATGCAATGATGACAGGGTGAAAGATTATTTCGATTTGATCATCTGGGCTTGCGCTTCTTATTACTTTGATGTTGAGACATTAACAAGAAAGATTCTTCAAGATGTAACTAGACAACAAATAAACATTGTTGGTCTAAATGTTCTTCACAATGAGCTCAAGGAGAAATTGAGTTCCAAAACCTTTCTCCTTGTTCTGGATGATGTGTGGAATGATGACAGAATAGATTATTGGGAAAGTTTTGTACGACCATTGAGATATGGGAAGAGCGGGAGTAAGATATTGCTCACAACTCGCATGCAGTCGGTAGCTGATCTTGCTGCAAGAGCAATGCAGGAAGAATGCCAGTCTTTGAAATTGAGTGGACTAGGAGAAGCTGACCTTCGTGATCTACTGAACATGCATGCATTTTCTGGCGTTAATCCTGATGATTACAGAAATCTGCAGCAGATTAGCAAGAAAATGGTGGGAAATCTCAGTGGTTCTCCATTGGCAGCAAAAGTTCTTGGTGGATTGTTGAACAGCAAAAGGGACAGTAGCACTTGGGACAGAATGTTGACATCGAGTATTCATAATATCGAACAGGGTAAGGAAGGGATCATGGCAGTGTTGAGATTGAGTTATCAGCATCTACCAACTCATTTGCAGGCATGTTTCAGGTACTGCAGCTTACTTGGCAAAGATTACGAGTTTACAAAGGAAGAATTGGTCCACTTATGGATGGGTTCAGGATCGATCCAACAGTTAATGTGTTATGACGGGAGTTCAATATCAGAGGAGGGCTGCTCGTGGCTAGCAGGCGCATGCAGGAGAAGCTAG